The following nucleotide sequence is from Calonectris borealis chromosome 5, bCalBor7.hap1.2, whole genome shotgun sequence.
GTGCTATCGGTCACTCCGAACCCCAAACTCTGCTCAAATCTTTCAGCACAGAAGTTGCACATAGGAAATCAATCCATCCAAGACAAAAGACACACAAAAGGGTCAATGCCTCATGATGCACACTGGCCAGTGTCAGATCTGCTGTGTACTTCAAATAGGTGCTGCCACTGAGAGCAACTGAATAAGGACACTATGGCTGTTCACTTTGAATAGCTCATTAAAACAGGTAACTTTGCCACAGCATGTCAGAGCCGAGTCCTCCTGTTGGACATCTTATGGTCAGATGAAGTCCGAATTCCAACGCAACCAACTGCAGTCTTTGTGACCTGTGTATGCAAAAAGAGATGTTTGCTTCTGAAGGTCTAGAGCAAGAGCTTTGTACTTCTTAGAAGTTCTGGGGTTCATCTGGATCCACAGTATGTAAAATGATCTAGCTGGGATATTTTTGTCCAAACTCCAGATGTGGCAGTTACTTTTTGGGTTTTTCCAGGATGTTCAGGAATTTCCCTCGTGTCATTTCTCTAGCTGAAatcacaaaggaggaaaaagagattaATATTGTTAAAAAAGCCAAGAAACCCAACAATTGTATAATTTACAGATTTTAACCACAGGATAAGAAAATCATTTAGATTTGTGCTTATACCAATAGtgaaaggattattttatttattttttttaaagtggaaaataaGTAAAACTTCATTCCAGCTTGAATTCCTGACATCGTAGAAATGCAGGCAGGGCCTGGAATCTTCTAAACTCAGCAATAATTCCCACAGGCTGTCTCATTACATACAATCTATGTTTTCTATTCCTACTGTGTTATGCTCTCGCAGCACCTCCTTTTCTCTGTACTATCCATCTCTGAATGGTGTAATCCAGATCTCCATCACTCTATCTCAGAGCAATTGTTCCTGGATGTTATAATCCATCAGAGATTATGGAACTCTCTCCGTTTCAGGATTATTGGTCCCTGGACGCTATGATCTTCAACAGAAATTAGacagcattttctctctctcagcagTGTCAGTCCCTGGATGCTGTAATATAATGGGGTTTATATTCCTTCAATGCAGTTCATCTATGGATGGTGTAATAAAGTAAAGTTTATAGAGCTTtggtcttctctctctctctgcattgtCAGTCCTTCGATGTTTAATACAGCAAGGCAAGGTTTATATGTCTCTCTCTCACTCTTGGCACCATCAATCTCTGGTAGCTGTATTACAGCAGGGTTTACACAGCCACTTTTCTGCACAAGACTTTTCTGACTTGTGGGCCCATAAGCTCACAAGCTGGCAGAGCAGCCCTAATACTATCTTTGTCTTGCAATAACAATACAATGCATCAAAGATAACACAATTAGCAATTGAGTCCTGGAGAAAAACGAGCTTCCCACCAGTGCttcccttcatttcttttaaataaaggtgTATACTTTGTGCTGGACAGACAGGCATCAAAACATGGAGGTTTTTATTCACAGGATTGATGAAAACGTGCATGTTTCCCACACCTAGCCTAGAGAGACTCTGGAAGGAGACGggaattcattttctgttttatccATTCAATTCCTGACCTCTCTACTCAGAggaatagaaattaaaattagcaTAAAAACTGGAGGTGGGTTTGTTGCTgatgttgggttttcttttgacGTTACTGATTATCTGTTAGAAGAGAactaaaatttaataaaaatgttcagcTTAAAATACTTCATACGCACCCTTAGATAAAGACATTTTGTTATTCTTTACCTAAAGGTTAGAATTGTGCCTTAAAGCCTCTTCTTTAAACTATTACATTCTAATTTGTCTACCCAAAATTGTATCACAAGGTATTGTCATCAACAGGATCCCTGTAAAACAATTAGTTGTATTATGAACTGTCTGGTACATATTGATATTCATAGGCTGCAAAGTCCACTGCCGTGAGTGGAACATGCTTCAGACCGGCTGCAGATTCAAGCAGATCACTGCATTATTTGCTTGGTTCATGCCTCCAGCTGTGAGTTCTATCACCTGGGATCCATTCCCAACTCTGCTTCTGATTCACAGCGTGAACTACGACAAAAGTACTCATTTGTACCTCTACTTCCCCATCCACAAGATAGCTTGTATCTTTTAAGTGCTGCTGAAGCGACACATGGATAGAAGATGCTGCAGAAGGGCAGACTGGATTGTTATTTTCTCAGGAACTAAGTTGTTATGCACAAAGaacatgattaaataaaaatgcaagtttttaaaaacttcagctAGGAATAGATTTTCAGCACCAGTTATTTGACACCTCTCTGCGTTGCACCATCAGCAGTGCATGGTTTTAAAACACTCTTAACGGAGAAAGCACACAGCCAAACTGTAGTTGATAGAGTGGAAAGTTTTCCAGAGTGCAAGTCCCATATAGGAGATATACGAATGCATGACAATTCTGTTCCCCCAAAGAGGGCTGCACCCTATAAATCAGGCAAAGAGCATAGACTCCTTCTGTGCGCTGAGTGAAATTACTGTGGGTTGGGGGTTGCTCCAGAGCACGTGCCCTCCTGTTCACTTGTCATCGGAGATGTTAACATTTCTGATTAATTCACAGACCTCTCATTTTATTCTTCATTCCTTTATCCTTGCTATCCTGTTCTGCTGCAGCTTAAAGATTCTTACCGACCTGCTACAATAATCACCGCCCGCTTCCCCCCCCAACCTGGTGAAATTGTTTAGTGATGCCAACCGCGCTTTTAATTTGCAAGACATCAGACACAGAGGTAATTTATACCAACATCTGTTCATTTCTGACTTCTGAAACAAACTCGCACATGCTGCTACAAAATCCCATTAGGAGCAGGAGACAGCCTTCTGCTATTCTGTATTCCTCTTTTCCTCACATACTCAGGCTTGCATCggggctttatttttaaagatatgatGCCAAACTGAAAGAAAGGACATTACATCTTTGTATATGTATGAAAATGGCCAGGAAATAACATCCtcatatcacaaaaaaaaaatcacagccaaaCTAAGGGCAAGTTTCCACAAACACTAACAATCTTCTTTTCCCTGCTTCAGCTGCTTCTCTTGTCTGCCTAAGAACCACAGTTCAATGTATTCCTGGTAAACACAGGCCAAATACATATTACATGGTACTGCGTTCAAACATCTTGGCTATTCCTTCCCCTTTGTTCCTCTTTAATCTGCACTGGAGTATGATTTGAGCTTGGGTTTTGCACAGAAAAGCCTCTAATATTAAACTGACTCCTCTGCTCAGTATTGCTTCTGATAAATGAATTCTTAATAATGGGAATATAATTTCCAATGGGGCCTCTTGGAGCTTGCTGGAGTGAGGGAAGAGCTTGTGAATGAAGAAACCATCACCCACATTCTAAATATGATTGCAGTCTAAGAGAGACAGTAAAACCTGCCTTACGCAACTACCCAAGGGACAAGCAGAAGCCAGTTGTGTAGTAGATAGGGgtggattttttaattaaaaggttgGACAAAACTGTAGCGAAAACCTCagggattttttctttaaaatggttgCTTAAACCACAGACTTCAAGTGAAGAGAAGGCTTAAACGCAGGTTTCATTGTACCAGCAGACACTACAGAGGCTGTGCCGTATGAAACAGAAACATGAATCTCCATGTCAAGTCACGATTTACAACCTCGCCTACGCTGTGCATCTACTACAATAGAAAAATCAACAATGGATACGATCGCAATAGCTTGGATACAAATTAATCTCACTTActagggaggaggaagaggatacTGAAGACCAtagaaaaaacactttaaaatgttatCAGCACTGGTTAGAATGGAAGTTGAGTGCTTGAATAGACTCTTTCAgagaaatgtattgaaaaatggtATCAGGCTATTATAATTAACAGAGAATGCTGTACTGTACGCATTAAGTTTGCTGCCTGGCAAGATCTGCCAAGCAGATCTCAAGAACAGGTATTGCGTAGGAAAGGCTGGGGCTGAAAGGAGAAGGGGAGATTTCTACTTGATAGGGGAGCAGAATAAGGTTTAATATAATCTCCTCTTTAGAACTTCAATCCCTCAATCCCGCATTTAGCCTTGTTTCCTGGGGCTCCTTTTCTACTACAATTGTCCC
It contains:
- the LIN52 gene encoding protein lin-52 homolog isoform X10; this encodes MAELENDDIDMLKELGSLTTANLMEKVRGLQNLAYQLGLDESREMTRGKFLNILEKPKKSQRLQLVALEFGLHLTIRCPTGGLGSDMLWQSYLF